The Ricinus communis isolate WT05 ecotype wild-type unplaced genomic scaffold, ASM1957865v1 Ctg20, whole genome shotgun sequence genome includes a region encoding these proteins:
- the LOC125368840 gene encoding 30S ribosomal protein S11, chloroplastic, which translates to MAKPLPRIGSRRNGRIGSRKSAHKIPKGVIHVQASFNNTIVTVTDVRGRVISWSSAGTCGFRGTRRGTPFAAQTAAGNAIRTVVDQGMQRAEVMIKGPGLGRDAALRAIRRSGILLSFVRDVTPMPHNGCRPPKKRRV; encoded by the coding sequence atggcAAAACCTTTACCAAGAATTGGTTCACGCAGGAATGGACGTATTGGTTCACGTAAGAGTGCGCATAAAATACCAAAAGGAGTTATTCATGTTCAAGCAAGTTTCAACAATACTATTGTGACCGTTACAGATGTACGGGGTCGAGTGATTTCTTGGTCCTCCGCCGGCACTTGTGGATTCAGGGGCACAAGAAGAGGAACGCCATTTGCAGCTCAAACCGCAGCAGGAAATGCTATTCGAACAGTAGTGGATCAAGGTATGCAACGGGCAGAAGTCATGATAAAAGGTCCTGGTCTCGGGCGAGATGCAGCATTAAGAGCTATTCgcagaagtggtatattattaAGCTTCGTCCGGGATGTAACCCCTATGCCACATAATGGCTGCAGGCCCCCTAAAAAAAGGCGtgtgtaa
- the LOC125368841 gene encoding 50S ribosomal protein L14, chloroplastic-like, translating to MIQSQTHLNVADNSGARELMCIRIIGTSNRRYAHIGDVIVAVIKEAAPNSPLERSEVIRAVIVRTCKELKRDNGMIIRYDDNAAVVIDQEGNPKGTRIFGAIARELRQLNLLK from the coding sequence atgatCCAATCTCAGACCCATTTGAATGTAGCAGATAACAGCGGAGCCCGAGAATTAATGTGTATTCGAATCATAGGGACTAGTAATCGCCGATATGCTCATATTGGTGACGTTATTGTTGCTGTGATCAAGGAAGCGGCACCAAATTCACCTCTAGAAAGATCAGAAGTAATCAGAGCTGTAATTGTACGTACTTGTAAAGAACTCAAACGTGATAACGGTATGATAATACGATATGATGACAATGCTGCAGTTGTCATTGATCAAGAAGGAAATCCAAAGGGAACTCGAATTTTTGGTGCAATCGCCCGAGAATTGAGACAgttaaatttactaaaatag